GCCCTCGACGTGCGGGCCACCAAGATCAACAACGAGATGAAGATCGCCGCCTCGCACGCTCTGGCCAAGCTGGCCAAGGAGGACGTGCCCGACTCGGTCATCAAGGCCTACGGCGGCATCAAGCTCACGTTCGGCCGCGAGTACATCATTCCGAAGCCGTTCGACCCGCGCGTGCTGCTCTACGAGGCGCCCGCCGTGGCCCAGGCGGCCATCGACACGGGCGTGGCCACCAAGCCGTTCGAGAACATCGAGAAGTACCGCGAGCAGCTCGAGATGATGCTGGGCTTCTCGAAGAAGGTCATGCGCGTCGTCATCAACAAGGCCAAGGAGAAGCGGCAGCGAATTGTCTTCCCCGAGGGCGAGGAGGACAAAATCCTGCGCGCCGCCCAGATCATCGTGGACGAGAGCATCGCCACCCCGGTGCTGCTGGGCAATCAGGAGGTCATCCAGAACAAGATCGCCCAGCTGGGCCTGGAACTTCACGATTACGAGATCATCGATCCCCGGAAGTCCGACCGGGCGGAGTCGTTCGCTGAACTGCTGGCCGAGCGGCGCCGTTACAAGGGGATGACACCCCGCACCGCCCGCAAGCTCATGCAGGATCCGGTCTATTTCGGTTGCATGCTGCTGGACCAGGGCCTGGCCGACGGCCTGGTCTCCGGTCTGACCTGTTCCTATCCCGAGACCATCCGGCCGGCGCTGCAGATCATCGGCCTCAAGCCCGGCGCCAAGCGCGTGGCCGGCCTCTATATGATGATCCTCAAGGATCCGATCCTGTTCCTGGCCGACACCACCGTGAACCTGAATCCCACCGCCGAGGAGCTCGCTGAGATCGCGGTCATGAGCGCCGACGCTGCCCGCTACTTCGAGATCGAGCCGAAGGTGGCCTTCATGTCCTACTCCAACTTCGGCTCCGTGGTCAACGCCGACATCCTGCGAATTCAGAAGGCGGTGGAACTGGCCCGCCGGGCGCGGCCCGACCTGGTCATCGACGGCGAGATGCAGGCCGACACCGCGCTGGTGGCCGAACTGGCCCAGCAGAACTTCCCCCACTCCGCGATCCAGGGCGACGCCACCGTGCTCATCTTCCCCGAGCTGTTCAGCGCCAACACCGCCTACAAGCTGGTTCAGCACCTGGGCAAGGCCGACGCCATCGGCCCGATCCTGCTGGGCATGCGCAAACCGGTCAACGTGATGCATCACAACGTGACCGTGGACGAGATCGTCAACCTGACCTCCATCACCGCGGTGGCCTCGAAGCACATGTAGCTCGCCGCGGCGCCGACGCCTCTCCCCGGCCGCCCCGCACGCGGGGCGGCCGTTTCTTTTCGAGGCTCGAGGCTCGGGACTCGGGGTTCGTGAACAGAGTTGAGGATGTTGCTGCGACCTCAGAAACGGAGAACGAGTCTCGAGCCTCGAGTCGATCCCCGGGTGTTCGAGCCGGCAGGATTGAAGTCCGAAAAGGGTTGACAACCCTCGTGGCTGTCATTATATTGTGTCATCTTTTTGGGGCTTCCGCCGGGCATGCACGTGCAGCTGTTGATGATCGGCAAGTTCAAGAACCGGGACCTGGCGGCGCTCGTGGCGGATTATGCGGACCGGATCCGACGCTTTCACCCGTTCCGCGTGGTCCATTTGAAAGAATCGCGGTATGCCGACGAAACCCGGGCCGGCGATCGCATCCGGGCCGAAGAAGCCGAACGCTTTCTGACCCAGATCCCGGCGGGATCGCTCTGCGTCGTGCTGGACCGGGGCGGGCGACAACTCGATTCGGTCGCCTTCAGCCGCTGGCTGGAGCGGACCGCCGAGCCGGCCAACCGCCCACTGGCCTTCGTGGTCGGCGGTTTTCTCGGTGTGGACCACCGGATCCTGGAGCGGGCGGATCTCGTCCTGTCGCTCTCGGACATGACGCTGCCGCACGAGCTGGCCGTGCTGGTGCTCGCCGAGCAGCTGTTCCGGGCGTGCACCATTCGGCACCGTGTGCCGTATCACAAATGAAAGGAGATGGAGAGGGGATGCAAAAGAAAGATTTTGAAAAATACAAGAAGGCTCTGATGGCGAAGCAGCAGGCGCTCCTCGACAGCGTCCAGGAGGCGGACAACTCCGGGCGCGAAGTGGACGAGGATCCCAGCGACATCGCTGACGTGGCCTCCAGCGCCTACAACAAGGAATTCTACTTCAACAAGAGCAGCGCCGACCGGAACACGCTGCGACTCATCCAGGAGGCGCTCGCCCGGATCGAGCGGGGCCGATTCGGCCGCTGCCAGGCGTGCGGCATCACCATCGAAGCCAGGCGCCTCAACGCCGTCCCCTGGGCCAAATACTGCATCGGCTGCCAGGAAAAGAAAGAGAAAGGTACCCTGAGGGAATAGCACCGGGAGAGGGTCGTTTTCGCCGTCCCCGCCGTCTCATCACTAATTGCCCGTTTCTTCCACACCGTGGCCAGCCTGGTCTGGCCGGACCATTGCCTCCTCTGCCGCTCGTTCCTCGACCAGCCGGACGAGCGGGGCGTCTGCCGGGAATGTCTGGCGCCGCTCCGCCCGCGTCCGGACAAGGTGATGTGTCCGCGCTGCGGCTATCCGCTGGCCACGCCCCAGGCGCTGTGCCCGCCTTGCCGCGGCACCGCCTTTCTGTTCGACCGGGCGCGGTCCGCGGGTGAATACGCCGGCGCCCTGCGGGAGCTGATCCACCAGTTCAAGTTCGCCGGCGCGTCACGGCTGGCCGGGCCGTTGGCCGGCCTGCTCGCGGACGCCGCCCGCCTGGACGGCGGCCTTCCAGCCGGGGCGTGCGTGGCCGCGGTGCCCCTCCACCCGCGCCGGCGTCGCCAGCGCGGGTACGACCAGGCGTAACTGCTGGCCCGCGCGGTGGCCCGCCGCCTGGGACTGCCCCACCGGCGGCTGCTGCGCAAGGTCCGGGCGGTTCCGCCCCAGTCGTCGCTGGGGCTGGCGGAGCGCGCCGCCAACATCCGGGGCGCCTTCCGGGTCCGCCGCCTGCGCCGCGGCGTCCCGGCGGCGGTGCTCCTCGTGGACGACATCTTCACCACCGGCGCCACGGTCAACGACGCCTGCCGCGCCCTGACCGAGGCGGGGGTGGAGACGATCCACGTCCTGACCCTGGCCCGGGTGCCGCTGGCGTAGCCCCGGCCGGTCCGGTCGGCGCGCCCGGCCGCGCGGAGCGGAGCGTTTGACAGTCCGTGGCGATCGTGCTACAGTTTGCGTTCCCCCCACCGGGGCAGGTTGCACCAATGGACATCCTTTCCCTTATTTTCGGCACCAGGAACGACCGGGAGCTCAAGCGCCTCCGGCCCGTGATCGCCAAGGTGAACGATCTGGAACCCCGCTTCAAGGCGATGCGCGATGAGGAGTTCGCCGCCCTCACCGCGGCATTCCGCGAGCGCCTCGACCGAGTCGAGGACGATGACGCCCGCAAGGCGCTGCTCAACGAGATCATGCCCGAGGCGTTCGCCGCGGTCCGCGAGGCCGCGTGGCGCACCCTGCGCATGCGCCACTTCGACGTGCAGATCCTCGGCGGCGCGGTGCTCCACGAGGGCCGGATCGCCGAGATGAAGACCGGCGAGGGCAAGACCCTGGTGGCCACGCTGCCCGCCTATCTCAACGCTCTGGCCGGACGGGGTGTCCATATCGTCACCGTCAACGACTACCTGGCCCGCCGCGACCGGGACTGGATGAATCCCATCTACCGGCTGCTCGGGCTGACCACCGGCGTGATCGTCCACGACCTGGACGACCGCGAGCGCTACGAAGCCTACCGCTTCGACATCACCTACGGCACCAACAACGAGATGGGCTTCGACTACCTGCGCGACAACATGAAGTTCGAGCTGGAGCACTGCGTCCAGCGCCCGCACTGGTACGCCATCGTCGACGAAGTGGACTCGATCCTCATCGACGAGGCACGCACGCCGCTCATCATCTCGGGCCCGTCCGAGGAGTCCACCGACAAGTACTACCGGATCGACCGGATCGTCCCCAAACTCAAGCGCGACGTCGAGTACCTGGTGGACGAGAAAGCCCACACCGTCACCCTGACCGAGGACGGCATCCTCAAGGCCGAGAAGCTGCTGGGAGTCGAGAACCTGTACGACCCCGTCCACATGGACCTGCAGCACCACATCAACCAGGCGCTGCGCGCCCATAACCTGTACCAGCGTGACGTCAACTACGTGGTCAAGGACGGCCAGGTGGTCATCGTCGACGAGTTCACCGGCCGCCTCATGCCCGGCCGGCGCTGGAGCGACGGTCTGCACCAGGCGGTCGAGGCCAAGGAAGGCGTCAAGATCGAGCGCGAGAACCAGACCCTGGCCACCATCACCTTCCAGAACTACTTCCGGATGTACAAGAAGCTGGCCGGTATGACGGGCACGGCGTCCACCGAGGCCGAGGAGTTCTGGAAGATCTACAAGCTTGAGGTGAACGAGATCCCCACGAACAAGGAGATGATCCGCAACGACAACCCCGACGTCATCTACCGCACCCAGCGCGAGAAGTTCAACGCCATCGTCGACGAGATCATCGAGCTCCACGAGGCCGGGCAGCCGGTGTTGGTGGGCACCGTGACCATCGACAAGTCGGAGCACATCTCCAAGATGCTCACCCGCAAGGGCGTTCCCCACAACGTACTGAACGCCAAGTACCACGAGAAGGAAGCCGAGATCGTCGCCCAGGCCGGCCGGGTGGGCGCGGTCACTATCGCCACGAACATGGCCGGCCGCGGCACCGACATCCTGCTTGGCGGCAACCCCGAGTTCATGGCCCGCGAGGAGTTCAAGAAGCGCAAGCTCGACTGGCGGGAGGTTCCCCCCGACGAATATCACGCGGTGGTGGAGCAGATGCGCGCCCAGGTGGCCGAAGCGCACGAACGCGTCAAGGCCGCCGGTGGCCTGCACATCCTGGGCACGGAGCGCCACGAAGCGCGCCGCATCGACAACCAGCTCCGCGGCCGCGCCGGCCGCCAGGGCGATCCCGGCTCCTCGCGGTTCTACCTGAGCCTCGAGGATGACTTGATGCGGATCTACGGCGGCGAGCGGATCTCAGGATTCATGAAGAGCATGGGCATGGACGAGGGCGTCCCCATCGAGAGCCGGTTGGTCAGCCGCCAGATCGAGAAGGCGCAGAAGCAGGTCGAGGCCCATAATTTCCAGATCCGCAAACACCTCCTCGAGTACGACGACGTGATAAACAAGCAGCGCGAGGCCATCTACAAGATGCGCCGCGAGCTGCTCGAGGGGAAGGAGCAGCGCGACTATGTGATCGAGGTCGCCGGCGACATCCTCGACGGGCTCGTCGACACCTACGCCCCTGCCGACAAGCGCGTCGATGAGTGGGACACGGCCAACCTCGATGTGAACCTGCGCTCGCAGTTCGGCCTCGACCTCAAGACGGCGGGGATCGATCCGGGCGCCTTCGAGCGCCGCGAGGGATTCGTCGACGCCTTGCGCGCCCGCGTCCTGGCCGTGTTCGAGGACAAGGAACAGCAGCTCGGGCCCGAGTTCATGCGCCGCCTGGAGCGCTACATCATGCTCCAGGTGCTGGACGCCCAGTGGAAGGACCACCTCCTGGCTCTGGACCACCTCAAGGAGGGGATCGGGCTGCGCGGCTACGGCCAGAAGGACCCCCTCGTGGAGTACAAGCGCGAGAGCTTCGACCTGTTCAACGACCTGCTCAACCGGATCGAGGAGGAGTCGGTGCGGCTGCTCTGGCTGGTGGAGGCCCGAGTGGCCGACCGCCAGGAGGAGCACATGCAGCAACGCCGCCAGACCGCCGACCAGGCGCTGTCCTACAGCGGCGCCGGAGAAGCCGCCGCGGCCGCGCCGGCCAAGGTGAAGACGGTGGTCAAGCAGGCCAAGGTGGGCCGCAACGATCCGTGCCCGTGCGGCAGCGGCAAAAAGTACAAGTTCTGCTGCGGCAAGCAGTGAGCCGCCGGGAGGGGGAGATTCCCAAAGCGCGAGGAACCGATATGATGGATAAGATCGCCAAGGAAGCCCTGACGTTCGACGACGTGCTGCTGCTGCCCGACTACTCCGCCGTGCTGCCCGGCGACGTGGACATTTCCACCCGCCTGACCCGCAACCTGCGCCTGAACATCCCGCTGCTGTCCGCCGCCATGGACACGGTGACCGAAGCGGCCATGGCCAAGGCGATGGCCGAGGAGGGCGGCATCGGCATCATCCACCGGAACATGACGATCGAGGAGCAGTGCAACGAAGTGGACATCGTCAAGCGCTCCGTCTCCGGCATGATCCTCCACCCGGTGACCATCGCCCCGGAAGCCCGCGTGGCCGACGCGCTGGAGCTGATGAAGAAGTACAAGATCTCGGGCATCCCGGTGACCGAGGGGCCGAAACTGGTGGGCATCCTGACCAACCGCGACCTCCGTTTCGAGACGCGGATGGAAGCGCGGGTGGCCGACCTGATGACCCGGGAGCGGCTGGTGACGGCGCCCGTGGGCACCACGCTGGAGGAGGCCAAGAAGCTCCTGCACCAGTACCGGATCGAGAAGCTCCTCATCGTCGACGAGCACTTCCACCTCAAGGGCCTCATCACCATCAAGGACATCCAGAAGATGATGGCCTTCCCCAGCGCCTGCAAGGACGCCCACGGCCGGCTGCTGGTGGGCGCGGCCATCGGCGCGTCCGCCAACACCATGGAGCGGGCCGAGGCGCTGGTGGCCGCCGGCGCCGACGTGATCTCCATCGACACCGCCCACGGCCACACGAAGAGCGTGCTCGAAGCGGCCCGCAAGTTCAAGGCGCGGTTTCCGGCCGTCGAGCTCATCGTGGGGAACGTGGCCACCGCCGCCGCCGCCGAAGCGCTGATCGATGCGGGCGTCGACGCCATCAAGGTGGGCATGGGCCCCGGTTCCATCTGCACCACCCGCATCATCTCGGGGGCCGGCGTGCCCCAGATCACCGCGGTGATGGACTGCGCCGGCGTGGCCGCCCGCCACGGCGTGCCTGTGATCGCCGACGGCGGCATCAAGTACTCGGGCGACGTGACCAAAGCGCTGGCCGCCGGCGCCGAATCGGTGATGATCGGCTCGCTGTTCGCCGGCACCGACGAGAGTCCCGGCGAGCTCATCTTCTACCAGAACCGCTCCTACAAGGCGTACCGCGGCATGGGATCCATCGGCGCCATGAAGAAGGGGAGCGCCGACCGCTACTTCCAGGCCGGCACCGAGGCCGGCAAGCTGGTGCCCGAGGGCGTCGAAGGGCGCGTGCCGTACAAGGGGAGCCTCCGCTCCCTCATCCCGCAGCTTACCGGCGGTCTGCGTGCCGGCATGGGCTACTGCGGCTGCGAAAACCTGACGGCGCTCCGCGAGCGGGCCCGGTTCATCAAGATCACCCCGAGCGCCCACCGCGAGAGCCACGTCCACGACGTGGTGGTCACCCAGGAAGCGCCCAACTACCGCGTGGAATCGAAGGAGTGAGGGGCCGACCGTGGCCGACGACTTCACCCACTGGGACGCCGAGGGCCGCAGCCGCATGGTGGACGTGGGCGCCAAGCCCGCCACCGCCCGCGCGGCGAAGGCCGGAGTGCGGGTGCGGATGCGACCCGAGACGCTGGCCAAGGTTCGGGAGCTGAAGCTGCCCAAGGGGGATCCGTTCGAAGTGGCCCGGGTGGCGGGAATCCTGGCGGCCAAGCGGACGCCGGAACTCATCCCCCTGTGCCACCCGTTGGCGCTCAGCCACGTGGACGTCCGCATCGCCGTGGCCGCCGACGGGGTGGCCATCGAGGCCGAGGCGCGCTGCACCGGTCCCACCGGTGTCGAAATGGAGGCGCTCACCGCCGCCGCCGTGGCCGCGCTCACGTTCTACGACATGTGCAAGGCGGTGGATAAATCCATCGTCATCGACGACCTGCGTCTGCTGGAAAAATCAGGCGGCTCCTCCGGCGACTTCCGCGCGGATGAAGCCTGAGGCTTTTCCCCATTCGTTGAAAGTTGAGAGTTGAGGTTTGAGGGTTCGCGCTCGAAATTCGAAATCGTAATCGGGCTCATAATCGAGACTCGAGGCCAGCGGCTCGTTTCGTCGCGCGGACACCGGATGTCGGAAATCGGACCTGGGACCCGGGTCTTGGAACCCAGGTTTATTTAACAGATCACCCCTCCCATCAACCCATTCACCCATCATCACGCCGCATCTCAACTCTAAATCCTTCCCAACCTTCTCTGAACTTTCCAACTTTCGAACCGGACTTGTCAGCGCAGCGCCAGTTTCATCTGCAGCAGGTCCACGACGTTGACCCCGCCGTCCTGGTTCACGTCCGACGCACCCTCGCCCGCCACCAGCCGCAACCGGGTTTACGGCAGGAACAGGTTCATTTCCAACAGGTCCAAATGGTTCAGAACATCGTCCAGGTTCAGGTCGCAGATGAAGCAGCGGAAAACACACAGGTGCTGGGTGTCACCGCGAACAGCAGGCCCGTGCCGTTCGTGTGGTAGGCCAGCTGGGTGATGACGCCGGTGGGGATCCCGTAGCTCACGTTGACCGTCGAGTTGCTCTCATTGGAGCTGCGGAACACACCGTTCGGGGAGCCGATCATGAGCGTGGAGGTCCAGCCCGGGTCGATGGCCAGCGTCCGGACGATGATTGCGGCAAGATCGGGGCCGGTGGCGCGGCCAGTCGGGTCCGGGTGCCAAGGTACGGACCATGGCCCTGCTAATGCCACTGATGAATCGGCCCGGCGCCGGCCCCGTCGCGACCACCAGCGCCAGTACCAGTGCGCGCGCACGAATCATTCCTCGCATCTTGCCCATGCTCACCTTCGCACCCCGCTGTTTCCCTAAACTCAATTTGATCGACCGCTCCCGCGTTCCCGCCGCATTCGCGGCAGCGGCGGTTCGGTTACACCATGCCCCGCATCGGTTTTCAGATCCGAGCAAAGATGAGTTGATCAGCGATCAACTTTCAGCAGGAAGCGTCAATCGTGAACCGTGAGCGGTCAACTTCTAGATGAGCTTTCTCAACCATTAACAACTTTCAGCCTTCAACCCTTTAACTCGATTTCAACCCGAATATCAAACCTGCAAACGTGTTTACCTGCCAATCTGTGAACCTGCGAACCTGCGAACCTGTGAACTTGTGAACCTGTGAACCTTCGAACCTCCAACCCTTTAAACTTATAAAATCTTCAAACGGCTCGATCACGATTTCGATTACGATTATTCTGCTTACTGTTTGCTGCTAACTGTTGTCTGTTCACTCCCCGACAGGCACCGCGTTCACCGCCGACAGGAAATTGAGCGGCTGGTCGCCGAACAGCGCGAACACCATCAGCCCTGAAGACGGCGTGGTCTGGTTCTCGATGATCAGATAGCCGCCGAAGATGCTGCCCAGATCGGGCATCTGCTGGTCGAGCAGGAAAATCGAGCGGCCGTGCGCCGGCACGTTGACCGTGGCGGTCGCCTGCGGAAAGCCGTCCTGGTCGTAGGCGGTCAACAGGACCGACTGCGCCGTGGCGTCCGGATTGAGGATGCTCACGCCGGTGAAGAACGCCACGCTGCCCAGCGTCCCGATGGTGAGATGCCCGACGAGAAAGTCGTCACCGCCCGGCGTCACCAGCCCCAGGCAGGAGAGGAAGCGGCCGGCGCCGCTCTCGCCGAATGTGATGGCGCCGGTCAGGCCGAAGCCGCCCTGCGGGTCCACTTTGATGTAGCCGGAGGTGGGGTTGACCAGACCGAAGAGGGTGGCCACGTTGAGCTGCTGTTTGGAGCGGGCGGCCATGGCCAGCGCGGGGACGGTGCTGATCAGGTTGCCGCTGTCGCCGTACAGCGACAGGGCGACATTGAACGAACCCGCCGATGTGTTTACCAGTGTCAGGAACGACTCGTAAACCACGCCGAAATCACCCGCCGCGGCGTGGGGGCTGTACAGCACGGTGGGCGTATCGGGTACCGCCAGTCCGTCGACGGCGGCCAGCTTCTGCGCGTCGCCGTAGAGCTCGCAGCCGATCACCGGCTGGTCCGAATCCACGAACAGGAAATCCCCCGCACCCATCGACGGGAAGGTCGTGCCCACCTCGATGACCCGGCGGGCGCGACCGGCAAGATTCACCGCCAGCGTCCCTTTCTCGGCGCCGCCGCCCACCCAGCGGACGGTGATATGGGCCTGGGCGAGCGAGGGGTTCACCAGGAGCACCCGCGCGAAACCGCCGGCCGGCGGTCCCGCCGGCAGGACGAAGCAGGTGCGCGCGTCGCGGACGTCGGGCAGCTTCAGCCCGTCGAGGTAGGTCATGCTGTCGCCCTCGTTGGCCAGCCACAGGCCGTAGGTGTCCGCCTGGGTGATGAACGCCCGGGCCCAGCGGGCGGAGTTGTCGGCGTCGCTGCCCAGCACGCTCGGGTCCGCCAGGTAGCGGGCGTACTGGGTGCCCGAGGCGATGGATGCGGTGACGCTTTTGCGGTACGCGCCGGTGTCGTCGTACAGCTCGAGGTTCAGGAGCGCGGGCTGCGCATCCAGGTTCACCACCGAAAACGACAGATCCTGGCTGCGGGGGAAGTGGACCAGGTTGAACGGCTGGTCGGCCAGAGCCGCCGCACCGGTTCGGTCCGAGATGCCGCCCAGGGTGCTCCCGCCGGCCACCGACAGGACGTTGTCCTCGCTCAGGGTGACATGGTTGACCGGGTCCAGTTCCACGTCGCCCAGTGTGTTGATGCTGTATGCATAGGCCATGGCGCCGCCCGCATCGGAGACGCACAGGGCCAGCTTGTAGTAGTCGGCGAAGCCCACCAGCACATCGGGGCCATGATAACCGTCGAAGTTTTCCGCCTGGAGGGCGCTGGGACGGTTGAGGAAAAAAACCTTCTGGCCCGCGCCCGGGCTGAACGTTCCGCCCGCCTGGGCTTTCCACACGGCGATCGATTTGTCGCCTTGCAGTGCCAGGCACAGGTCGCTGCGGCCGTCGCGGTCGAAGTCGGCCGACTGGATGTCCACCGGCTGAGTGCCCGCGATGGTGTACTCCGTCCGGCTGAAAGTGCCGCCGCCGGAGTTCCGGAACACCGAGACCGTGTTCCCGCCGGTGTTGGCCACCGCCACGTCCGGGTCCAGGTCGCCGTCGAAATCGCCGCCGGCCAGCGCCACGGGGCCGCTGCCGGTGGCGAATGAGGCGCCGCTGGTGAACGCGTTGCCGAGCAGCAGGTTGAGCGTATTGCCGGCCTGGTCGGTGTACAGAAAATCGGAACTGCCGTCGCCGTTGACATCCTGGACCAACGAGTCGGACGGTGTCCCCGCCAGCGCCAATGTCCGGGCCGGCGGCAGCGGCCCGGCCGATTTTTGAGCCATAAACAGATCCTGCCAGTCGTAGATTCTGAGGAATCCGTCACTGTCACCGATGAGCAGGTCGGGCCGGCTGTCGCCCGTGACGTCGGCTGCGTCCAGGGTGACGGGTGTGAAGTCGCCCAGGTCCCGCCAGCTCATGCTCCCCAGGGAACCGTCGGCGCGGCGAAACGACCAGAACAGCCGGCGGTTATTCTGGTCGAGGGTGAGCAGATCCTCACGGCCGTCCAGATCCAGGTCCGCAGTGGCGAAATCGGTGATGGTGGCTCCCAGTTGCGCCGCGGCTGACAGGTCTGGCGCCTGGGTCGGATCGTACTGGAACAGGTCCACCATGTCGGGATAGATCCAGTTGGGCACATCCGCGCCGGAACTCTGGTAAAAAGCCCGGATGGTCACTGGGAAATGTCCGTCCGTCGAATCGAAATCATAACTCCGCACGTCGGCGATGAACTGGGTGCTGGCCTGCTGGTACAGGCCGGCCGAGCTCCAGTTGCTCGCCTCGTTAGGCGGCCAGACGCCGGCGCC
The Acidobacteriota bacterium DNA segment above includes these coding regions:
- the pta gene encoding phosphate acetyltransferase: MCAKIREQEALDYHSLGQPGKIEVISSKPCLTQRDLSLAYTPGVAIPCLHIEKNPEDVFKYTSRGNLVAVVSNGTAVLGLGDIGALAGKPVMEGKGVLFKRFANIDVFDIELDTHDPQEVIRAVQLMEPTFGGINLEDIKAPECFLIEEELKRTMNIPVFHDDQHGTAIIGGAALINALEIVEKDISQVRLVVCGAGAAGIACANMFCDLGVVRENIVMLDTKGVIYKGRKEGMNPYKEKYASTTTARTLAEVMEGADVFFGLSTKDMVSQKMVQSMAKNPIIFAMANPDPEITYPDAKAARPDVIMATGRSDYPNQVNNVLGFPFIFRGALDVRATKINNEMKIAASHALAKLAKEDVPDSVIKAYGGIKLTFGREYIIPKPFDPRVLLYEAPAVAQAAIDTGVATKPFENIEKYREQLEMMLGFSKKVMRVVINKAKEKRQRIVFPEGEEDKILRAAQIIVDESIATPVLLGNQEVIQNKIAQLGLELHDYEIIDPRKSDRAESFAELLAERRRYKGMTPRTARKLMQDPVYFGCMLLDQGLADGLVSGLTCSYPETIRPALQIIGLKPGAKRVAGLYMMILKDPILFLADTTVNLNPTAEELAEIAVMSADAARYFEIEPKVAFMSYSNFGSVVNADILRIQKAVELARRARPDLVIDGEMQADTALVAELAQQNFPHSAIQGDATVLIFPELFSANTAYKLVQHLGKADAIGPILLGMRKPVNVMHHNVTVDEIVNLTSITAVASKHM
- a CDS encoding 23S rRNA (pseudouridine(1915)-N(3))-methyltransferase RlmH, translated to MHVQLLMIGKFKNRDLAALVADYADRIRRFHPFRVVHLKESRYADETRAGDRIRAEEAERFLTQIPAGSLCVVLDRGGRQLDSVAFSRWLERTAEPANRPLAFVVGGFLGVDHRILERADLVLSLSDMTLPHELAVLVLAEQLFRACTIRHRVPYHK
- a CDS encoding TraR/DksA family transcriptional regulator is translated as MQKKDFEKYKKALMAKQQALLDSVQEADNSGREVDEDPSDIADVASSAYNKEFYFNKSSADRNTLRLIQEALARIERGRFGRCQACGITIEARRLNAVPWAKYCIGCQEKKEKGTLRE
- a CDS encoding ComF family protein; its protein translation is MASLVWPDHCLLCRSFLDQPDERGVCRECLAPLRPRPDKVMCPRCGYPLATPQALCPPCRGTAFLFDRARSAGEYAGALRELIHQFKFAGASRLAGPLAGLLADAARLDGGLPAGACVAAVPLHPRRRRQRGYDQA
- a CDS encoding ComF family protein; protein product: MARRLGLPHRRLLRKVRAVPPQSSLGLAERAANIRGAFRVRRLRRGVPAAVLLVDDIFTTGATVNDACRALTEAGVETIHVLTLARVPLA
- the secA gene encoding preprotein translocase subunit SecA; this translates as MDILSLIFGTRNDRELKRLRPVIAKVNDLEPRFKAMRDEEFAALTAAFRERLDRVEDDDARKALLNEIMPEAFAAVREAAWRTLRMRHFDVQILGGAVLHEGRIAEMKTGEGKTLVATLPAYLNALAGRGVHIVTVNDYLARRDRDWMNPIYRLLGLTTGVIVHDLDDRERYEAYRFDITYGTNNEMGFDYLRDNMKFELEHCVQRPHWYAIVDEVDSILIDEARTPLIISGPSEESTDKYYRIDRIVPKLKRDVEYLVDEKAHTVTLTEDGILKAEKLLGVENLYDPVHMDLQHHINQALRAHNLYQRDVNYVVKDGQVVIVDEFTGRLMPGRRWSDGLHQAVEAKEGVKIERENQTLATITFQNYFRMYKKLAGMTGTASTEAEEFWKIYKLEVNEIPTNKEMIRNDNPDVIYRTQREKFNAIVDEIIELHEAGQPVLVGTVTIDKSEHISKMLTRKGVPHNVLNAKYHEKEAEIVAQAGRVGAVTIATNMAGRGTDILLGGNPEFMAREEFKKRKLDWREVPPDEYHAVVEQMRAQVAEAHERVKAAGGLHILGTERHEARRIDNQLRGRAGRQGDPGSSRFYLSLEDDLMRIYGGERISGFMKSMGMDEGVPIESRLVSRQIEKAQKQVEAHNFQIRKHLLEYDDVINKQREAIYKMRRELLEGKEQRDYVIEVAGDILDGLVDTYAPADKRVDEWDTANLDVNLRSQFGLDLKTAGIDPGAFERREGFVDALRARVLAVFEDKEQQLGPEFMRRLERYIMLQVLDAQWKDHLLALDHLKEGIGLRGYGQKDPLVEYKRESFDLFNDLLNRIEEESVRLLWLVEARVADRQEEHMQQRRQTADQALSYSGAGEAAAAAPAKVKTVVKQAKVGRNDPCPCGSGKKYKFCCGKQ
- the guaB gene encoding IMP dehydrogenase, whose protein sequence is MMDKIAKEALTFDDVLLLPDYSAVLPGDVDISTRLTRNLRLNIPLLSAAMDTVTEAAMAKAMAEEGGIGIIHRNMTIEEQCNEVDIVKRSVSGMILHPVTIAPEARVADALELMKKYKISGIPVTEGPKLVGILTNRDLRFETRMEARVADLMTRERLVTAPVGTTLEEAKKLLHQYRIEKLLIVDEHFHLKGLITIKDIQKMMAFPSACKDAHGRLLVGAAIGASANTMERAEALVAAGADVISIDTAHGHTKSVLEAARKFKARFPAVELIVGNVATAAAAEALIDAGVDAIKVGMGPGSICTTRIISGAGVPQITAVMDCAGVAARHGVPVIADGGIKYSGDVTKALAAGAESVMIGSLFAGTDESPGELIFYQNRSYKAYRGMGSIGAMKKGSADRYFQAGTEAGKLVPEGVEGRVPYKGSLRSLIPQLTGGLRAGMGYCGCENLTALRERARFIKITPSAHRESHVHDVVVTQEAPNYRVESKE
- the moaC gene encoding cyclic pyranopterin monophosphate synthase MoaC, whose amino-acid sequence is MADDFTHWDAEGRSRMVDVGAKPATARAAKAGVRVRMRPETLAKVRELKLPKGDPFEVARVAGILAAKRTPELIPLCHPLALSHVDVRIAVAADGVAIEAEARCTGPTGVEMEALTAAAVAALTFYDMCKAVDKSIVIDDLRLLEKSGGSSGDFRADEA